A genomic segment from Dehalococcoidales bacterium encodes:
- a CDS encoding 2-isopropylmalate synthase, whose product MKNIIIFDTTLRDGEQAAGTTLNREEKLEIACQLEKLGVDVIEAGFPISSPGDFEAIKIISSRIRQSAICALARANVKDIDRAWEAVHEAANPRIHVFISASNVQMAHQLRKSPEEVLELARSMVAHAARYTSNIEFSPMDASRANPEFIFRIIEAVIEAGATTVNIPDTVGYAMPDEFGGLIGSLFENVANIQKAVVSVHCHNDLGLAVANSLAAVNAGARQVECTINGIGERAGNASLEEIVMAIATRQDLYNVNTGIKTEHIYRTSRLVSEITGFQVQPNKAIVGMNAFRHQSGIHQDGVIKMPKTYEIIDPQKVGVPSSSLVMGKLSGRHAFRERLAELGYNLNEDDLNRAFDAFKDLADKKKQVTDRDIESLLADEKRIYAGDYQLEKLQVTCGDGIPTAAVVLKCPNGEVKGDAALGSGPVDAVYKAINRIVNVPNRLTEFTVKSVTEGIDAIGEVLIRIESEGVSYTGRGADTDIITASAKAYMNALNRLLAESH is encoded by the coding sequence ATGAAGAATATTATAATATTTGACACAACCCTGAGAGACGGAGAGCAGGCAGCCGGAACTACTCTAAATCGTGAAGAAAAACTGGAGATTGCCTGTCAACTGGAAAAGCTTGGAGTCGATGTAATTGAAGCTGGTTTTCCAATTTCATCTCCCGGGGATTTTGAAGCCATAAAGATCATCAGTTCCCGTATTCGCCAATCTGCCATATGTGCACTGGCACGGGCAAATGTAAAAGATATTGATCGTGCTTGGGAAGCTGTGCATGAAGCAGCTAATCCGCGAATACACGTGTTTATATCGGCATCCAATGTTCAGATGGCGCATCAACTGCGTAAAAGCCCCGAGGAAGTATTGGAACTTGCCAGAAGTATGGTAGCCCATGCCGCTAGATATACTTCTAACATAGAGTTTTCCCCAATGGATGCTAGCCGGGCAAACCCGGAATTCATCTTTCGTATTATCGAAGCTGTTATTGAAGCCGGCGCAACCACGGTAAACATTCCGGATACTGTAGGATACGCCATGCCGGACGAATTCGGTGGTCTTATAGGATCACTGTTTGAAAATGTCGCGAATATTCAAAAAGCTGTTGTCAGTGTACATTGCCATAACGATCTAGGTTTGGCGGTTGCCAATTCCCTGGCTGCCGTCAACGCAGGCGCACGACAGGTTGAATGTACTATTAACGGTATTGGAGAGAGAGCCGGGAATGCTTCGCTGGAAGAAATAGTGATGGCGATTGCGACCCGTCAAGATCTTTACAATGTCAATACTGGTATAAAAACTGAACACATTTATCGAACCAGTCGTCTGGTTAGCGAGATTACCGGTTTTCAGGTTCAGCCTAACAAAGCTATTGTTGGGATGAATGCGTTTCGTCACCAGTCTGGGATTCATCAGGATGGCGTAATTAAAATGCCTAAGACATACGAAATCATTGACCCGCAGAAAGTCGGGGTGCCCTCATCATCGCTTGTTATGGGCAAACTAAGCGGAAGACACGCCTTCAGAGAACGGCTAGCCGAACTGGGTTATAATTTGAACGAAGACGATTTGAACCGCGCCTTCGATGCTTTTAAAGATTTGGCAGATAAAAAGAAGCAGGTAACAGACAGGGATATTGAGTCCCTGTTGGCAGATGAAAAGCGGATCTACGCAGGTGACTACCAACTTGAGAAACTTCAGGTGACCTGTGGGGATGGTATTCCAACTGCCGCTGTGGTGCTTAAATGCCCCAATGGTGAAGTAAAAGGTGATGCTGCATTGGGCTCTGGTCCGGTTGATGCTGTATATAAGGCAATAAATCGTATTGTTAATGTACCCAATCGTCTTACCGAGTTTACGGTTAAATCGGTTACAGAAGGTATAGATGCTATCGGAGAAGTGCTGATTAGAATTGAAAGTGAAGGCGTTAGCTATACTGGACGGGGAGCAGATACGGATATTATTACTGCTAGCGCTAAAGCCTATATGAATGCCTTGAATCGTTTGCTTGCCGAAAGCCATTGA
- a CDS encoding MgtC/SapB family protein translates to MWAEIEVVLRLLLAAVLGGVIGFERWKAGKPAGVRDLALISLGSAIFTAVSLEGFTGGDPSRIAAGIVSGIGFIGAGAILHRDSGGVQGITTANSIWLAAGIGLAVGAGLYYIALAATVIALTVLLIKR, encoded by the coding sequence ATGTGGGCTGAAATTGAAGTAGTGTTAAGGTTGCTGCTTGCCGCTGTATTGGGAGGAGTTATCGGATTTGAAAGGTGGAAAGCGGGAAAACCGGCAGGTGTTCGTGATCTGGCATTAATCTCCCTTGGATCTGCAATTTTTACGGCAGTGTCTCTGGAAGGCTTTACCGGGGGTGATCCTTCTCGCATTGCCGCTGGTATTGTCAGTGGTATTGGTTTTATTGGTGCAGGAGCCATTCTTCATCGTGATAGTGGAGGGGTACAAGGAATTACTACAGCAAACAGCATTTGGTTAGCGGCTGGAATTGGGCTCGCAGTTGGAGCGGGTTTATACTATATTGCTTTAGCTGCCACAGTTATTGCTTTGACGGTTCTCTTAATTAAGCGGTAA